In the Methanothermobacter marburgensis str. Marburg genome, GATCATTGAAAGTTTCAATGAGAGATTTGAATTCATAAAAAATAAAAACAAGAAACCTCCCGTCAAAAGGAAGAGGTTCCAGAGGAAAAGATAATCAGAGTGGAGGGTGTGTCCAGTGAAACGTGTTAAGGGCCTTGATGGTGTTTTTATGATGAATGACTCGCTCCTCACAGTGAACCCCAATCCCGGTGTGAGGGTCTATGGGGAGAAGCTCATAGAGTGGGGTGGCCGGGAGTACCGGGTCTGGGATCCCAGGCGGTCCAAACTTGCAGCCGCCATTCACAATGGTCTCAGAGGCTTCAGCCTGAAAGCCAGTTGCCGGGTACTGTATCTTGGGGCTTCGGCCGGAACAACAGCCTCACACATCTCTGATATTGTGACAGACGGCAGGGTATACTGCGTTGAATTTTCACCCAGGATGATGAGGGAGCTTCTGGAGGTGTGCAGTGCCCGTATGAACATGCTGCCGCTTCTCGAGGACGCTTCAAGGCCCAGAGATTACCTCAGGATGGTTGAGGCGGCTGACCTCGTCTACTGTGACATTGCACAGCCAGACCAGACCCGGTTGTTCGCCGAGAATATGGAATATTTCCTGAGGGATGATGGCTACGGTCTCATAATGATAAAGGCCAGGAGCATAGATGTTACAAGGAGCCCCCGTAAGATCTTCCGTGAGGAGGTAAGGAAACTCAGGGACTCAGATTTCCAGGTGATGGACCAGGTGGGCCTTAATCCCTACGAGAAGGACCATATGGCTGTTCTTGTTAAAAGAAGTGATTGAAATTCATATGATTTTTTAACAGATTTTTAGTAAAAAAGGTATATATTGGGTTAGTTACATAATTTTAATCCCAACTGAAGGCCATAATTTCACCTCCGGGTTATTGTTGCAACACAATAACCTGGAGTGAATAACTCCATTTTTCTGATTTCTGCTGAAATAAAATGAGTGAAAGCATTATTTTTTAAGCTTATCAAGAATTTCGTTCCTTTTCTTCAAGTTTCCCTGCAATCTCATCAATTATTAGGGATGCGAGGTCATCCTTGCTCATTACAGGAAGTTCCAGTGCTTCATCTGAGACTATGATGGCCATGTTGCTGTCTGAGCCGAACCCCTCAACTGAAACGTCATTTGCAACGACGATATCCACACCAGCCTCCTGCATCTGCTTCTCTGCAGATCTGATAAGTTCATCCCTGGGGACATCGTACTCGGCCTTGAATCCAACAATAAGTGCGTCGGGGTTAAGTTCCCTTGCAATTTTTATGATCTTGGGGTTTGGTTTAAGTGTGAGTGTGAGTTCTCCATCTGAGGATATCTTCCTCTCTGTGTAGGTGGGTTTGAAGTCAGCGACGGCTGCAGCCGATACGAATACATCATGTTCCCCTATAAGTTCCCTGACTGCTGATGCCATGGAATCCGCTGTCTCAGTCCCTATAACTGTGAACTGCTGGGGGATATCCACTGAGATGATACCTGCCAGGAGTGTGACGTCGGCACCCTCAATGTATGCCCTTCGTGCAACCGCAAGACCCATCTTACCTGAACTTCTGTTTGTAATGCCCCTGACTGGATCTATTGGCTCATATGTTCCGCCAAGGCTTATGAGGACCCTTTTACCCCTCAACCTCTGCTTTGAGGTCTGCCTCATCGCCTCAAGTACTATCGTGTTGATGTCAGGGAACTTGGCCTTCCCCTCATCCATGCGGGGCTCAACAAAGACAACACCCTCATCCCTCAGCCTTCGCATGTTCCCCTTTGCAGCGGCATACATGGCCTCATGCATTGATGGGACCATAACTATTGGGGTCCCCATCCCTGATGCCGTGAGGAGAAGGGATGATATGGGGTTGTCGGCCAGCTTAAAGGCAAGTTTACCTATGATGTTGGCTGTTGCAGGGGCCACCAGGATTAGGTCTGCGTCGGCGTACTTAACGTGCTCTATCTCCCCTGTAAGTTCAAGGATGGGTTTGCTTCCTGTGGCGAACTCCATTGCATAGGGGTGTATTATTCTGCAGGCGTCCTCACTCATGAAACAGGTGACACTGGCGCCCTGCCTTCTCAGTTCCCTTGCGAGTTTAACCGCCTCAATGGCGGCAACGCTTCCTGTAACGCAAAGTACTATCTCCATTCCATCCCCATCATGTGTCATCTATAACAACAACCGTTTTTTCGCCGGTCAGCATTTCTATTATCTCGTTGAGGGTTTCAAGTTTTCCTGGAACCCTCCTTGCATCCTCCCGCATAACCCTGATCTTGAAGCGTTCCTCACCGTCCTTTCCAAATACTATGTTGATCCCTGAA is a window encoding:
- a CDS encoding fibrillarin-like rRNA/tRNA 2'-O-methyltransferase, yielding MKRVKGLDGVFMMNDSLLTVNPNPGVRVYGEKLIEWGGREYRVWDPRRSKLAAAIHNGLRGFSLKASCRVLYLGASAGTTASHISDIVTDGRVYCVEFSPRMMRELLEVCSARMNMLPLLEDASRPRDYLRMVEAADLVYCDIAQPDQTRLFAENMEYFLRDDGYGLIMIKARSIDVTRSPRKIFREEVRKLRDSDFQVMDQVGLNPYEKDHMAVLVKRSD
- the coaBC gene encoding bifunctional phosphopantothenoylcysteine decarboxylase/phosphopantothenate--cysteine ligase CoaBC; the protein is MEIVLCVTGSVAAIEAVKLARELRRQGASVTCFMSEDACRIIHPYAMEFATGSKPILELTGEIEHVKYADADLILVAPATANIIGKLAFKLADNPISSLLLTASGMGTPIVMVPSMHEAMYAAAKGNMRRLRDEGVVFVEPRMDEGKAKFPDINTIVLEAMRQTSKQRLRGKRVLISLGGTYEPIDPVRGITNRSSGKMGLAVARRAYIEGADVTLLAGIISVDIPQQFTVIGTETADSMASAVRELIGEHDVFVSAAAVADFKPTYTERKISSDGELTLTLKPNPKIIKIARELNPDALIVGFKAEYDVPRDELIRSAEKQMQEAGVDIVVANDVSVEGFGSDSNMAIIVSDEALELPVMSKDDLASLIIDEIAGKLEEKERNS